In the Hordeum vulgare subsp. vulgare chromosome 7H, MorexV3_pseudomolecules_assembly, whole genome shotgun sequence genome, one interval contains:
- the LOC123407341 gene encoding transcription elongation factor 1 homolog yields MAKRKSMSSKMASRKKPAPKLDTTFCCPFCNHPGGVSCTIDLKLYVASAVCYVCQEAYHTAAHHLTEPVDIYHDWIDACEKANQGVDAGDYCLKRQRRVGSGDDSDSDA; encoded by the coding sequence atggcgaAGCGCAAGTCGATGAGCTCCAAGATGGCGTCGCGGAAGAAGCCGGCGCCGAAGCTGGACACCACCTTCTGCTGCCCCTTCTGCAACCACCCCGGCGGCGTGTCCTGCACCATCGACCTCAAGCTCTACGTCGCCAGCGCCGTCTGCTACGTCTGCCAGGAGGCCTACCACACCGCGGCGCACCACCTCACCGAGCCCGTCGACATCTATCACGACTGGATCGACGCGTGCGAGAAGGCCAACCAAGGCGTCGACGCCGGGGACTACTGCCTCAAACGACAGCGGCGAGTCGGCAGCGGCGACGACAGCGACAGCGATGCCTGA
- the LOC123408198 gene encoding uncharacterized protein LOC123408198, with protein sequence MEQFQDGHHVRLRSRQTGTYLHADDDGRRVSLSRRRASMNEAWAVHLFQPPQAQVRYLLLHSAAYGRYLASTDAPAPRGHSGLRVEQCDYEPWEEEAIRWQAVGVDSGNDVLLRNVAGRLRANGRYLSVDDFNSTGTMMHWVVERIPARNDAPRLAAPTGLRLPRSLAFVLPWRVIQYEQEGAEESNVGFAWESLVFRGRSAYHLRKELASRLGVAMDVSNLVMCVRAGMHGRLTPLVVDLPHSRETLDIIVVMAGTPVRTWELSAHSCSIRHLEYLHYAFCKGARSMQTNSGYIDEMMIPNSGCFTVHAELQYPDVNAE encoded by the exons ATGGAGCAGTTCCAGGACGGCCACCACGTGCGGCTGCGGAGCCGCCAGACCGGCACGTACCTGCACGCCGACGACGACGGGCGTCGCGTCTCCCTCAGCCGGCGGCGCGCGTCGATGAACGAGGCTTGGGCGGTGCACTTGTTCCAGCCCCCTCAGGCGCAGGTGCGGTACCTACTCCTCCACAGCGCCGCCTACGGTCGCTACCTCGCCTCCACGGACGCGCCGGCGCCGCGAGGCCACAGCGGGCTCCGCGTCGAGCAGTGCGACTACgagccgtgggaggaggaggccatCAGGTGGCAGGCCGTAGGGGTCGACTCCGGGAACGACGTCCTGCTCCGCAACGTCGCCGGCCGCCTCCGCGCCAACGGGAGGTACCTCAGCGTCGACGACTTCAACAGCACCGGCACGATGATGCACTGGGTCGTGGAGCGCATCCCCGCCAGGAACGACGCGCCTCGTCTTGCAGCTCCGACTGGG CTCCGCCTTCCCAGAAGCCTCGCCTTCGTGTTGCCGTGGAGGGTGATACAGTACGAGCAGGAGGGAGCCGAGGAGTCCAATGTCGGCTTCGCCTGGGAATCACTCGTATTCAGGGGCAGGTCCGCATACCACTTGAGGAAGGAGCTGGCCAGTCGGCTGGGTGTCGCCATGGACGTCTCCAACCTCGTCATGTGCGTCCGAGCAGGTATGCACGGGCGGCTTACCCCACTGGTCGTCGACTTGCCCCACAGCCGCGAGACCCtcgacatcatcgtcgtcatggccgGGACGCCAG TTAGAACTTGGGAGTTGTCTGCACACTCTTGTAGTATTAGACATTTGGAGTATTTGCATTATGCCTTCTGTAAAGGTGCTAGAAG CATGCAAACAAATTCAGGTTATattgatgaaatgatgataccaaatTCAGGTTGTTTTACAG TCCACGCCGAGTTGCAGTACCCGGATGTCAATGCAGAGTAG